From a region of the Mycosarcoma maydis chromosome 7, whole genome shotgun sequence genome:
- a CDS encoding putative glutaredoxin — protein MSAVFRQSLGLLRSAPARGSLLCNPTRACFTPTYTSLTRLLSTEARAKIDSAVKSNPLVIFMKGTPDMPMCGFSRAVIQVMQVQGVKPELLKTFNCLEDQELREGIKEYSDWPTIPQVYVDGEFVGGCDIVINMHQSGELEDLLEKNGLLLPLNEEAAKAQA, from the exons ATGTCGGCGGTTTTCAGACAGAGTCTTGGGTTGCTT CGATCAGCGCCAGCACGTGGGTCGTTGCTCTGCAACCCGACGCGTGCATGCTTCACTCCAACCTATACATCCCTCACACGGCTTCTATCCACGGAGGCGCgcgccaagatcgactCGGCGGTGAAATCCAACCCGCTGGTCATCTTCATGAAGGGAACACCCGACATGCCCATGTGTGGCTTCAGCCGCGCCGTCATCCAAGTGATGCAGGTTCAAGGCGTAAAAcccgagctgctcaaaaCTTTCAACTGTCTCGAAGACCAGGAACTGCGTGAAGGCATCAAAGAGTACTCGGACTGGCCCACCATCCCACAAGTTTACGTCGATGGCGAATTCGTCGGCGGCTGCGACATCGTGATCAACATGCACCAGAGCGGAGAGTTGGAAGATCTCTTAGAGAAGAACGGCCTTTTACTGCCTCTGAATGAGGAGGCTGCAAAAGCGCAGGCTTGA